A DNA window from Arachis duranensis cultivar V14167 chromosome 3, aradu.V14167.gnm2.J7QH, whole genome shotgun sequence contains the following coding sequences:
- the LOC107481377 gene encoding uncharacterized protein At4g38062 has translation MDKVYEELDEVKAEVDRLKAELRAKTDSLENLKKSHNAQVNQIQEARLKAEERKHELLRKEDEIAEANQACQDLKGDLNKKESIIKHLSAANDKLRADCNEKLKKWEDEKRDLLLTLEESNEKAENREQQVNLCRQEIERLEGYLVVSNKKCSESQKGLRASTELRERNDMLQELEEEKRKVEDQLKWKKEQFKHLEEAHQKLKENFRSNKKDWDMEKSTLLDEISSLQEKLDSQIRISDDLKHQLQTCHQALAHVESQKKRLQVEVSDLKARLDDASSEYQDAKSELDCLSSRLEKDIGELRYALKTKDAYLRESKYRIEKLEQENQELRIPLKELQEAQIQEAGATYSQSKLRSKLKNLEQAHKECASTLQVKEAEWKSQLEKLAKDLNSYEFELETKVAATEELKKELERSQSLNIEMELLNEEMSVMLLVLRQGISEAQLNLANYKEEMDVLNRKREEKVLQLMKELEIKEAALISVQKAMNVERERAACLMKEVESFGVSKELQHPLEDELDRHMEMLEESNICQLILKDKVMEMECELKDQLKEVHDALDSANVELDETISVRNEMEFELQIWMSIVERLKNDLEENHIVRRELETSLLTQVDVAESLKQEKDILVYKLEEQEMRIDQLNQELKVRKEITSEMDAILQLEHVKELNHQMETKVQNSDDVIQKLMIENRNLMENVTRLSLERKNLLQFVQGLGDKINEFSTVDSQLMEMLKTMAQSFENDGQGGILISKKDDRFFVNENMLIHSPTSRKKLEVTSDIRSPFKEVNN, from the coding sequence ATGGACAAGGTTTATGAAGAGCTGGATGAAGTTAAAGCTGAAGTTGATAGACTCAAGGCAGAACTTAGAGCCAAGACTGATTCACTTGAGAACTTGAAGAAATCTCACAATGCACAGGTCAACCAGATTCAAGAAGCAAGGCTCAAAGCTGAGGAGCGGAAACATGAACTGCTTCGAAAGGAGGATGAGATTGCGGAGGCAAATCAGGCTTGCCAAGATCTCAAGGGGGATTTGAATAAAAAGGAGTCCATCATCAAACATCTCAGTGCTGCAAATGACAAGCTTCGAGCCGATTGTAATGAAAAGCTTAAGAAGTGGGAAGATGAGAAAAGGGATTTGTTATTGACCTTAGAGGAATCAAATGAGAAGGCGGAGAACCGTGAACAACAGGTTAATCTATGCAGGCAAGAGATTGAACGCCTGGAAGGCTATCTTGTAGTTTCAAACAAGAAGTGTTCTGAATCGCAGAAAGGCCTAAGAGCTTCCACAGAGCTAAGAGAAAGAAATGACATGTTACAGGAGTTAGAAGAGGAGAAGAGGAAGGTGGAAGATCAATTGAAGTGGAAGAAGGAACAGTTTAAGCATCTAGAAGAAGCACATCAAAAGCTCAAAGAAAACTTCAGGTCCAACAAGAAAGACTGGGACATGGAAAAATCCACATTGCTTGATGAAATTTCTTCACTGCAAGAAAAGTTAGATTCTCAGATCAGAATTTCTGATGATCTAAAACATCAGCTACAGACATGCCACCAAGCCCTTGCTCATGTAGAAAGCCAGAAAAAACGTCTGCAAGTTGAGGTTTCAGATTTAAAGGCACGGCTAGATGATGCTAGTAGTGAGTACCAGGATGCTAAGTCAGAGCTTGACTGCTTAAGCTCTCGACTTGAAAAAGATATTGGAGAGTTGAGATATGCACTGAAAACAAAAGATGCATATCTTAGAGAATCAAAGTACAGAATTGAGAAGCTCGAGCAAGAAAACCAAGAGTTAAGAATTCCCCTCAAGGAACTACAGGAAGCTCAAATTCAAGAAGCTGGAGCTACATATTCTCAGTCAAAGCTGCGGTCAAAGCTAAAAAACTTGGAACAAGCTCATAAAGAGTGTGCTTCAACTCTTCAGGTTAAAGAAGCAGAATGGAAATCTCAGCTAGAGAAACTGGCTAAGGACCTGAATAGCTACGAGTTTGAGTTGGAAACCAAAGTTGCAGCAACAGAAGAGCTGAAGAAGGAGTTGGAAAGATCTCAATCTCTGAATATTGAGATGGAGTTGCTGAATGAAGAGATGTCTGTGATGCTGCTAGTGTTAAGACAGGGAATTTCTGAGGCTCAATTGAACCTTGCCAACTATAAGGAAGAGATGGATGTACTGAAcaggaagagagaagagaaggttCTGCAACTGATGAAGGAGTTGGAGATTAAAGAAGCTGCTTTAATCAGTGTCCAGAAAGCTATGAATGTAGAGCGCGAGAGAGCAGCGTGTCTAATGAAGGAGGTTGAGTCCTTTGGAGTCTCCAAGGAACTTCAGCATCCGCTTGAAGATGAACTTGATAGGCACATGGAAATGTTGGAGGAATCAAACATATGCCAGCTAATCCTCAAAGATAAGGTCATGGAGATGGAATGTGAATTGAAAGACCAGCTTAAAGAAGTTCATGATGCTTTAGACAGTGCAAATGTTGAATTGGATGAGACAATAAGTGTGAGAAATGAAATGGAATTCGAGTTGCAGATATGGATGTCGATCGTTGAACGTTTGAAGAATGATCTTGAAGAGAACCACATAGTGCGCAGGGAACTGGAAACTTCACTTCTCACACAAGTAGATGTTGCTGAAAGCCTCAAGCAAGAGAAAGATATCTTGGTCTACAAGTTGGAGGAGCAAGAGATGAGAATAGACCAATTGAATCAAGAGCTGAAAGTAAGGAAGGAAATTACCTCAGAAATGGATGCTATACTACAGTTAGAACATGTGAAGGAATTGAATCATCAAATGGAGACAAAGGTGCAAAACTCAGATGATGTGATTCAGAAACTCATGATTGAGAATAGAAATCTGATGGAAAATGTCACAAGATTGTCATTAGAAAGGAAAAATCTGTTGCAATTTGTTCAGGGATTGGGGGATAAAATCAATGAGTTCTCCACTGTAGACTCTCAATTAATGGAAATGCTCAAGACCATGGCACAATCTTTTGAGAATGATGGTCAAGGAGGAATATTAATTTCAAAGAAGGATGATCGTTTCTTTGTAAATGAAAATATGTTGATTCATTCTCCTACAAGTAGAAAGAAACTTGAAGTCACTTCTGATATAAGATCACCCTTTAAGGAAGTCAACAATTAG